aaacttaaaactatttCAACAAAAACTAGAACAGCCAAaatccaaaagaaaaaattcttaattacgTAACATCATTGTTGAGGGGTAGTTCATTGTTGTTTCATCAATGTGACGAATGACAACATCTTGAAGGTACATGTTTGGTACATAGAATTGTGTGACATCAATATCACGGTCCAATGGGTAGCCCAATGGAAGGTTGTCGATGAAACGCATACCAGATCCAATGCCGCAAGTGTACATTAATTCTTGATCCATAACCATGGAGTTGACTCCAGTGGTGCCTTGGAATGGTGTGACTACTACGAATAATTGGAATTCCATACCACCAACTGTACCTTTAGGTAAGAGTAAACGGTCTGGGAATCCACAGTGAGCTTCAGAGTTATCTAAAATGAATTCTTCTGTTCCTTGTAAAGCTCCCATTACTTTACGGTACAATGTGTAGTAGGATGTACGGTCCTTGACAATGTGATGCATGTTTCTGGAGTTGCGTACAATCATGTTTTCACCAGTCTTCAAGTCGTATAAGAATTTATCAAGTTCGACAAAGTTGACACGGTTTTCTTCGAAATTGATCAATTGTCCTTTTTCGTTGTATTTTGGTCCTAAGAATACACGGACAACGGCTCTGGTTGTTTTGTCGCTGGATACGTTGATGCGGTAAGTGAATGGTTTGTGGTTAAGACGCATTTGACGTGCTTTTACTAAAACTTTTGGTACATCGGTGTCGGTAACTGTGAAGTCGTTGTACAAAGCGTTGTTAAGTTCAACATTGAAGTAGTCGAAGTATGTGATTAATTCATCAATATCTACGCTGTTGACTTTTACGCCTTGGAATAATAAATCGGTGTATTTGTATGTTGGTAAGTTCTTCTTGTAGTATAAGAAGTAGTGTACGATACGACGGTAGATACGGTAGAACATTGGATCACGCATTGCTGTTTCGAATAATTCTAAGGTGTTTGGTTGTACTTTGTAGTTGTCTAATGGTTTGCCAGTGTAGCCCAAAAGGATTTTCACCCATTTAAGTAATTGTCCGTAGTAACGACGGTTTACTGAATCTGTGTTACCTTGTATTAAGTTTCCGAGGATGTTGATTCCTTCTTGGGTATAGATTGGCACTTTGTTTCCATTTACCTGAAAATAAACAAGAAGTtgagaaaaattcataatttgtcATGTGAAGGTCGCTTTAATctatcatttaattttgaaaactctaaactaaatatattcataaaaaaagacaATCAAATTATTGGGTACATTACTTTGCtcagaatttaataattacGCTAATCATTATAATTAACTTACATCAATAACGTAGCCTAAATCAATAGCTTCAATGATGCGTTGCTCTAAGATATTCATTCGTTCGTAAACATATTTTGTGTAGTCATCGTAAACAAGATCTGTTTTAGCTGGTCGCATTGGGAATGGTAATCCATTTTCGTAAACCAATGTGCAGACATATGGAACTGCATCAGTAATATCAATCATTTCAATTTCACCAAGACCGTTTGAGAGGCGTTCCAAATAGTAACGGTTAATTAATTGATGAAGAGTGTACAAGTAGAGTTCACCACGACGGTCCTTGTTTAATCCAGTTTCAGTTCCAAGCATCCAGAATGGATAGTCCATGTGGAAGTAGTAATAGTATGAATTCAAACCAATGTCTTCCatgaaataagataatttttgttgttcttCGTCCAAGTTCAAGTACCATCCACTGTAGTTCGTTGGGATAATGACAGTTTGGATACCATCTTCAACAGTTTGGTAAACTTCTGGTACAATGTTTTGTTGTACGGTGTTCaacatgtttttgtataaaagtgGATTTTTGACTAAAATATCGTCAAAAGTAGACTTGTCCAAGGTTTTGCCGTAGTAAGTTTTGTCTTTGTATGTTGGGACTTGACCGTACATTGATTTTTGGTATTCATTCATTACTGGTACGTCTTTTTTAACATATGGGCGTTGTACGTCGTCAACCATCGTCCATGGTTTTTTGCTCCAGATTGAACTGAAGGGTTTAATGAACATCCAtggtttttggattttgattaACATATCATCAGATTTGCCATATACTGGTGTCATATGTTCATAATTTTGTGAGATTGGAAGTTTTCCATATACTGATGTCATGTGTTCGTAATCTTTTGTGAATGGAAGTTTACCCATAATTTTTGGATCTTTCAAGAAACGTTGGTATACTTCAGGTTTTAAAGTTGCAAAATCTTGCATTTTTAATTCTTGGGCTTTTTTGATGGTTTCATGATTGATGAAGTAGTATGGGTAGATTTCGTATGCTGGTGGTAAGATTAATCCACGGCAGTCTGGACGATGTAAGACGGCGACAGTTAAGGCATAGACGAACATACCTTGGTTGATGTGTTCTCGGCACCAACATGCAACACGGTAGAAAGTGTCGTATGTCTTAGCGTAGTACATCAAATGGAATACGGCAATAACTTGACGACGATGAACATCATTCATTATCGAGAAGATTTCTTTTTGTGGAAGCATTCCATAGCGGTATAATTGGATGAATTCTTGTACGACAATAGGTTTTTCGAATAAGGCGATGTTTGATTCGATTTCGAATGTTTTTGCAATTTCAACTTGATCCAAGTATGTGTTTGGTTGATGAACATGTCTTAAGAGGCGTAAAAGATCTCTTTGTTTTTGAAGAAATACTTTGTCAGCTGTAAAAACagaattttcaatgtaattgcGACACCAGAATACCCATCAATTTTATAGAACTGCTTTATAGAAAGTCTATAATGCATTAACGATGCTTTGAAATACTTAAACACCTACAAAAGCCTGTTATTCATAGACGAAACTTAACGGGCtctccaaaaaattaattttttaagaataataaagaaattataaaattatatttaaaaacttaccaACTCTTCCTTGGATGTTGTCTTGAACTAATTCTGGAGTGAGGTGCAATGCTGCACAAACTCCAAAAAGGAGTGCAAATAACGCAATCTTCATCGTTGTCCTTATTAGATCTGTTGTACGTGGGACTACACAAAATTGAGTctgacttttcaaaatttaatttcggtttatatatgaaaatgaaatgcaTATC
This genomic interval from Chrysoperla carnea chromosome 1, inChrCarn1.1, whole genome shotgun sequence contains the following:
- the LOC123303159 gene encoding hexamerin-like; the encoded protein is MKIALFALLFGVCAALHLTPELVQDNIQGRVADKVFLQKQRDLLRLLRHVHQPNTYLDQVEIAKTFEIESNIALFEKPIVVQEFIQLYRYGMLPQKEIFSIMNDVHRRQVIAVFHLMYYAKTYDTFYRVACWCREHINQGMFVYALTVAVLHRPDCRGLILPPAYEIYPYYFINHETIKKAQELKMQDFATLKPEVYQRFLKDPKIMGKLPFTKDYEHMTSVYGKLPISQNYEHMTPVYGKSDDMLIKIQKPWMFIKPFSSIWSKKPWTMVDDVQRPYVKKDVPVMNEYQKSMYGQVPTYKDKTYYGKTLDKSTFDDILVKNPLLYKNMLNTVQQNIVPEVYQTVEDGIQTVIIPTNYSGWYLNLDEEQQKLSYFMEDIGLNSYYYYFHMDYPFWMLGTETGLNKDRRGELYLYTLHQLINRYYLERLSNGLGEIEMIDITDAVPYVCTLVYENGLPFPMRPAKTDLVYDDYTKYVYERMNILEQRIIEAIDLGYVIDVNGNKVPIYTQEGINILGNLIQGNTDSVNRRYYGQLLKWVKILLGYTGKPLDNYKVQPNTLELFETAMRDPMFYRIYRRIVHYFLYYKKNLPTYKYTDLLFQGVKVNSVDIDELITYFDYFNVELNNALYNDFTVTDTDVPKVLVKARQMRLNHKPFTYRINVSSDKTTRAVVRVFLGPKYNEKGQLINFEENRVNFVELDKFLYDLKTGENMIVRNSRNMHHIVKDRTSYYTLYRKVMGALQGTEEFILDNSEAHCGFPDRLLLPKGTVGGMEFQLFVVVTPFQGTTGVNSMVMDQELMYTCGIGSGMRFIDNLPLGYPLDRDIDVTQFYVPNMYLQDVVIRHIDETTMNYPSTMMLRN